A genomic segment from Nicotiana sylvestris chromosome 1, ASM39365v2, whole genome shotgun sequence encodes:
- the LOC138890063 gene encoding uncharacterized protein, translating into MGDPKVHLRTYYNKLVGDRKDERIRMKLFMRILTGDALSWYISQNPKKWVNWVSMSSDFTDQFKFNIENMTDVFYIQYLKKKPMETFCEYATQWRSEAAKVRPTLEEEQINKFFVRAQNPQYYERLMVIENQKFSDIIKLGGRIEEGIKSGMVTNFKALQATNKALQLGVISKKKEVGAVMVAQGPKSPLT; encoded by the coding sequence aTGGGTGACCCGAAGGTACATTTGAGGACATACTATAATAAGCTTGTGGGAGACAGGAAAGATGAAAGAATTCGCATGAAGCTGTTTATGAGAATTCTCACTGGAGATGCCTTATCTTGGTATATCAGTCAAAATCCCAAGAAGTGGGTTAACTGGGTAAGCATGTCATCGGACTTCACGGATCAGTTCaagtttaatatagagaatatgacAGATGTCTTCTACATACAGTACCTCAAAAAGAAACCAATGGAAactttctgcgagtatgctactcaatggaggtcagaagctgcaaAGGTTAGACCAACGCTAGAAGAAGAGCAGATTAACAAATTTTTCGTTAGGGCCCAAAacccacaatactatgaaaggttaatggtcatcgaaaatcaaaaattctctgacatcatcaaactcggggGAAGGATTGAAGAAGGGATCAAGAGTGGGATGGTGACCAATTTTAAGGCATTGCAGGCTACGAACAAAGCATTACAGTTAGGGGttatatcaaaaaagaaagaagtaggggcagtgatggtggcccaaggtccaaaatctccactcacataa